From Sparus aurata chromosome 9, fSpaAur1.1, whole genome shotgun sequence, a single genomic window includes:
- the LOC115587548 gene encoding pancreas transcription factor 1 subunit alpha — protein sequence MEDILFDFDQDGTTDFAFWGQMDQNFQLQTQLDTFLLDYTAATGQLSPWSSFGSQSMFPDAQLTFTDLDVQSPGAGNCGEGETSSVDEPLDENTRRARRLVTHHPYKVQRHAANIRERKRMLSINSAFEELRCHVPTFPYEKRLSKIDTLRLAIAYIALLREILMSGCDPKSYVDECMKNGYKNQTNAIWNTSDLTARLSWIKWD from the coding sequence ATGGAGGACATCCTCTTTGATTTCGACCAGGATGGCACTACAGATTTCGCGTTTTGGGGACAGATGGACCAAAACTTCCAGCTCCAGACCCAGCTGGACACCTTCCTGCTGGACTACACAGCGGCAACAGGCCAGCTCTCTCCGTGGTCCTCTTTCGGCAGTCAGTCCATGTTCCCGGACGCACAGTTGACCTTCACCGACCTCGACGTGCAGTCTCCGGGAGCGGGGAACTGCGGTGAGGGGGAAACCTCGTCTGTGGATGAACCGCTGGATGAGAACACGCGCAGGGCGCGCCGGCTGGTGACCCACCACCCGTACAAGGTGCAGCGGCACGCTGCTAACATccgggagaggaagaggatgctGAGCATCAACTCTGCATTCGAGGAGCTGCGCTGTCACGTACCGACGTTTCCCTACGAGAAGCGGCTGTCGAAGATCGACACACTGCGGCTGGCCATCGCGTACATCGCCCTGCTGAGAGAGATCCTCATGTCGGGCTGCGACCCCAAATCATACGTGGACGAGTGCATGAAGAACGGCTACAAGAACCAAACCAACGCGATCTGGAACACAAGTG